The Mobula birostris isolate sMobBir1 chromosome 1, sMobBir1.hap1, whole genome shotgun sequence sequence actgctcaatacaagaggacatggctttaaggtaaggggtgggaagtttaatgtggatattagaggaaagctttttactcagagagtggttgctacgtggaatgcactgcctgagtcagtggtggaggcagacacactggtgaagtttaagagactactagacaggtatatggaggaatttaaggtggggggttatatgggaggcagggtttgagggtcggcacaacattgtgggccgaagggtctgttctacgttctatgtcaGCATTTATTATTAATAACCACCAGTCCCTCACTGTCTTCTCCCAAATGCCCTTCAGAAAAAGCTGATGCGCTACTGCTTCTTAAATAAAGGTTGTCGTTGTGGTGAAGATATACCAATGGAGCAGGGAAGTACTGAAACACCGTGATTTTATACCAATTATTGTCTTGGCAATCCATCTGAAATTCAACAAGCTATCTGCCCAGAACTAACTATCATATATTTCCTGCCTCAAACTGTTTTAATTCTTTCAGCAACCAAAAGATTTATGAGCTCCATTACTGATACCAATATTTTTGGGTAGTTAACTAAATATCTGTTTCCAAGCTAACCAGGCTAGTAGTATGAACATTTTGCCATTGTCCTTTAGTAAATAATAAAATCTTGCACAATCTTGCACAGTTGATGACATGTCTTTTCTTTAGATAATGGGATGcattagaacaggggtccccaaccttttttgcaccgcggaccagttgaacattgacaatattcttgcagactggccaacctggggggtgggggggatgttcaagtagggttaaactcacctcaacatgtcttttacagttagggttgccaactttctcactcccagataagggacaaaagtagcagtcaaatcctgggacacttgtgtttaccccgagaaagactaccatggccatgaagccttgcgcgggcacctgtgtgcgcatgcgcgtacgtgctgattttttttcacaaatcagttttggcttaatcttcccgactatactcttcccgactatactgtacatacattatttctactttatataggctgtgtatttatcatatcattcctgcttttactatatgttagtgttattttaggttttatgtgttatttggcatgatttggtaggttattttttgggtctgggaacgctttaaaatttttcccatataaattaatggtaattgcttctttgctttacaccatttcggcaaGAAAGGTTTCATAGCGGGGGTGGGggcatggacatggtggaggattacaaatacctcatcagtgtggacatggtggaggattacaaatacctagggatatgaattgacaataaactggactggtcaaagaacactgaggctgtctacaagaagggtcggagccgtctctatttcctgaggagactgaggtcctttaatatctgccggacgatgctgaggatgttctacgagtctgtggtggccagtgcgatcatgtttgctgttgtgtgctggggcagcaggctgagggtagcagacaccaacagaatcaacaaactcattcgtaaggccagtgatgttgtggggatggaactggactctctcacggtggtgtctgaaaagaggatgctgtccaagttgcatgccatcttggacaatgtctcccatccactacataatgtactggttgggcacaggaatacattcagccagagactcattccaccgagatgcagcacagagcgtcataggaagacattcctgcctgtggccatcaaactttacaactcctcccttggagagtcagacaccctgagccaataggctggtcctgggcttatttcctgcataaataatttacatattactatttaactatttatagttttattacgatttaattatttatggtgcaactgtaacgaaaaccggtttccccccggatcaataaagtatgactatgactatgggacaaaccaatttagcccaatatatgggatgccctggcaaatacgggacagttggcaaccctatgttcaagttcaacagtgcatgacaggaaatgaggaaaggtgcagctgcctgatattgtttcctcgcggcccggtagcacatgctttgcagctgggtaccggtccgcggcccagtggttggggacagCTGCATTAGAACACAGAAAATAGatcattacaacacagtacaggtcctCCGGCCCACAATTTTATGCCAGCCTTTGACCTATTCTAAGTGCAATCTATCTCTTCCCGCCCACATGccattcatttttctatcatccatatgcctgtctaagagtttccTAAACTTTGTTCTTTATGTTTACAGGGACATTCTGCCATCACCCCTGATTTTGCCACAAGTAATAGCAGAAGCAACAAGTTCCGAAGAACTGGAGGTTGCTTCACATCTGGGTATAGGTATGTAGCAAAGGGAAGTCTGATGCACTGTTAGCTTTTTGAATAAGTCAACAAGTCACTGAAAGCCAATATGGAGGGGCAAAATTGATTATTGAAATCAAGTGGTATGTTATCAGATACTATGAGTGCTTTGATTACAGGAGTAAGGAAACCTAATGCAATTATGTGGGACCCTGTGAGCCTGCACCTGAAGAATGGTGGACAGGTCtctccttacctaagaaaggatgtatttGTCATTAAGAGAATGTAGCAAAAACTCACTGGACGGATTCCAGGGAATTAagtttgccaaataaatgaacagAGGTTGAGTTGACGAGAGCTATCTTCCCTGGAGTTTAAAAAGATGCAATGGTCTACACAATTCTGAGAGGGTTCAACAGGCTGGATGCAAAAGGATAATTCAAGGGTCACAGTCAGAATTAAATTTGGCTCTTTGGAACAGAGGGGAAGAGAAATTACTGAACTCGGAACGTTGTCATTTTCTGCACTGGAGGGCTGTGGGGCTCGGTCATTCAAAACAGAAATGGGGGATATATGGGATCAATAAGTATTGGGACCTTATGGCAAAGCAGGCTCAAAGACCCAGGCAACCTGCCCCTGCTCCTATTTCCAATGTTCTTACACTTAATCTTGTAACATCATTATCTCAACCAAAATGTTTCATTTGAAAAAAAACTAAAAGCAGAGAACAATAAAAAAATCATACTCTAGTTCATTTCTAATTCTTTGTATTTGGAATTAGTTATGGGCCTTCTTTGACAGAATGCTTTCATTCTGTTGTTTCCAACCAAACAAGGGCTTTACTGCTTGTTCATTGCATTTACTGCAAATGAACCAGCTAAAGCCCAGGAAAATAGTGCCAATAGTGTAGCTCTTATTGGAATTTCTGAGGCTCTGTCACCAAAGTTCTGGTAGGCATGTTTTAAAGCCATGCAAATTTCCCCCAATGTACTTAAAAGcagaaaatcataaacacaaaaaagagtgcaggtgctggaaatccaacgcaatgcacacacaatgctggaggaactcagcaggtcaggcagcatctatggaaatgaataaacagtcaacatttctcagcctgaaatgtcaactgtttattcattttcaaagatgctgcctgacctgctgagttgctgcagtattttgtgtttgtgtgtgttgctttaaaagcagaaataatatctGTGTGATGAAAATGAGGATcctgtgggtttttttttgtataaCTGGTCCGATGCAAGAAGTTGAATTCTTACTTAATGTTACAGACTCACCATTTTGGTGGGCAAATTGAATTCATAGATTTATGTGCCCATTTCATGATGCACTCAATTTTTCCCCCATGGATGGTATGGAAAAatgaaaaatgaacaaaatgctCATGCTGACACGTTGCACAAATCTCCAAATGTCAGTCCCATGCAATGAGATTAAACAGAGTTCTGAAATCTGAGTGTAATGAATATCAGTGAAATATTTAGGTTTTAATGGAAGTAAACAgtgaaaaatataaaataaattctTAAGCTATACTCATCGGAAGGTTAACATCTTTTATCAATATTTATCAGGCTATAAAGAACAATTTATGGCCATCTCTATTCATGAATCATCTCAATTCTCATTGTTCTCTGATTTAGATTTCTGGAACTCTTACATGAACAGAGGAGATCGAGGAGGAAGTTTGAAAGTTTCAAAAGATGTAAATGTTATTAATAGGCAAACTCAGAACTTTGCGACTGCTCCGCATCTGTCCTCTGGCAAGAGTGCTTGCTCATGTGAGATTGAATTGTCAGCAGGAAATGACAAGCTGTGGTTTGTTAATCCTGTATTTATAAAAGAATACTGCAGCACTGTCCATTCTTCTGAGCCACCACTACAGCGAAGTTCGAACCCTGCAAGTAACACAGATCTGAAAGTAAGGAGACCTCCACCTCTGCCACCCCGGCCAAAGCTCTCTGAGGTGATTGCTGTAACGTCTGACAATGACAGAAGGAGAAACCAGTTGCTGAAAGGTGAAGCGGCCAAGCAAAACACAGGAGTTCGTATCAGAAAGGACCAAGAAAGTTTAGCCGAGCCAATAAAGGAACTTGAGAGAAAGGAAGCTGAAATCAGGACCGTGAATATTGCAGAGCAAAACACTGACCACTTGCCTCCAGTCCCACCAAGGCGCCGGCCAGCAGAAAGGCAGCCTACAGACACTACATGTAACAAGAGCGAGGAGATGGCACAAAGCAATGGTAATACACAGAATGATGAGCTATCCGACCAAACTTGCATCAAGTCTACAGAGAACgaacagaatttgttaagtgagAAAACCACAAATGTTGATACAAGCCTTACTAGCACCATTCCAGCCGGGCCTGACACAGAGCAAAGGAAACAGTCTTGTCAGCAGACACCCATTGCCCCTCCAAGGAGGAAGAAAATTGCCAGGAGAGAAACCGAACGAGAAGGCACGACCACAGGTCAGGAAAGCAAAACACCAACAATTTCTGAGTTAAACACAGCAAAGGGTCTGTCAGAAGATGCTTCTGACTCCTCAGCCCAAAGTTTAACCAGCGCTGATAGTCAATCGGGTCAGCCAAGTAACTTCACTGAGTTGAAAATGGCTGATGAATCCCTGTACTCTCCTGAATGTAATGCAGTCAGCCCCACTGATGAAATAGACTCTTATTCGAACAGCAGCACAGAGGAAGAACTAGATTCGTTGAATACTCCTTCTAAACTCAAGAAGCAATGCCAATCCATGATGCTAAACAAGGCACGAAACAGACTGTCCATAATGACATTAACCAATGTTTTGAATGCCTTCCGTTCCACAGACAGAAAGATTATGAAGAAAATAACGGAACTCGCTCAAGAGAAGGCCTCTTACTTTGGTCAGTTGATTCAGGATTATAGAGCCTACACTTTGGAGATGATGGGAAATCAGACATCCAGCACAGAAATGCTGCAGGAGATCCGACAGATGATGACACAGCTCAAAAGCTATTTATTGCAAAGTACAGAGCTGACCTTAATGACCGACTCGTCTAATCAATCTGAAGATAAACTGGGTAATGATGAATCTTCACTATTTATACGTATAGGTAGAAATTTAGTATGTCCCTGTATGAATTCAAGGAGAATTTAGAATACCATGAAGTTAAGTTGGGCAGCACTGTAATGTAATGGTTAGTATAACACTATTACGGTGCCAATGacctgtgttcaattcctgccactgtctgtaaggagtttgtactttctccccatcaccgcctgggtttcctcctggtgttctggtttcctcccacagtccaaagacatggggGTTAGTAGTttatttggtcacatgggtgtaactgggccggaagggcctgttaccatgttgtatctctgaaaattaataaaataaagtAGTTGGGTGGctgcttgcaaaaaaaaaaaagaatgatcTAGAGATGCAATTTTGACATCCACTTGCTGATAAATTTAAATTCAACAATTAAATAAATCCGGAAACACATGTCAGTGCTGGTAATAGCAACTATAAAATTAGACAGAGTCAAGGTCGAGGCAGATTGAATAAGCACAACTATATATATATACGCACAAGTACAATGATAAACCTGTGTGTAGCAGCGTCACGGGTGCTTAAGAGAACAGTGTAAAACCTGCCTGGCTCACTAATGTCCTTCAAAGAAGGAAAACTGTAACCCTGTCCAGGCTGGCCTAAGTGTTACTGCGGACCCACCAATATGGATGAGTCTTAAATGGAGTTCGAAACACCCGAGTAAACCACTGGCTCTTAGATCTTGCCAGCAATGCCCACATCCTGCAAGCACATAACAATTTTAAAAAGAACATTAACAAATACTGTGAATTACAAAAGATTAAATCTGTAAAATATGGCTGCTTTCTACATGGTATTTCATTTTGAGTTATACTAGATGAAATTCTTGCATGGTTACAGGTCTCTGCCTTCCAcggaactaatatacagtaggttGAAATATAACAAATGAGGAAGTGATCTTTTGGAAATACTTCATCAAATTAAGAAAAGATTTGTTGTCATTTCTCAATTGACGTTTGAATAAGAAGTCTTCTACAGACTGAATGCTGTGTATTAAATCTCTAAGTGAAGCAAGAAGACGTACCTCAGTAAAGATACCCAATAACCTAGCCCTGGGTCCTTTACTCTAGACATATATATCATGGGGCTCTCTGAGTTCACCTGGTGGGCTGAAACTGAGACTTAATTGGTTTATTAACAATGTTGTGAtgtttttcacatcatttaaCAAAGAAGGTGGAGTATGTTGGAGGTCTGAGGAGGTGTGACAAGCAAAAACTTCAAGTCAACCCCAAGCCATGGCTTGCCTTTATTTGGACTGTAACCTGCAGAGACTGCACACTATTTGCGTGCTGCTTCTAGTGGCAACCAAACTTGCCGAAAGTCAGCCGTACAGTTGTGCTTGGTGTCTCACAATTTATCATAACCAACCCTATCAGCGGGTAGCAATAAGAAGGGAAATGGCAATCACTGGAAATTTCCTTTAGGGAATTACAAGAAGTAGCCCAGGAGATAATGTTGGCTCTGAACGACATTTGAAGATGCTTATCTCTTGTATCAGCTGAACTCATTGCAGCCAGAATCAGATGCAAACTTCAAATGGTATCTTCAGCAAGTCAGGTTTTACAGGGCTACATCATTTCAGTGGGTTCACTATCCTCTTGGTTAAAGAAAGCTAAAATCCAAAGTATTATTGTGAAGACAATCTCTGGTCTCACTATTAGATACTATTGAAATAGTTGTTTTATACAAACACAACTTAGCCTTCCATATCCTTATACATCTCAATCTTCACATTTCTATTTCTAAATATAGCTCTTTGAGTCAATCTGGATGAATAAAACTAGACTTCTGAACTTCCTCCTTATTCTCCCTAAAACATTTAACAAGTGAGGACTGTATTCTAACCAAGTGTAGCCGTGCATTAGACAAAATAAGATGCACAATTTTGATTGAACTATCCTGtaagcacacaaatataaactATTGCTTAGTGAAAGATAATCTGCAAACAGAATTTATGTCTAGCCTTCAAACACTGACTTGAAAAGCAAAATAAATATGGACTAGAGGTCTCATTGCAAGGTCAGTCATAGAaaacagtagcgtagtggttagcacaatggtttacagtacaggcaacccagatTCAATCCCCATCACTGCCTATAAAGAGTTTGtaaattctccccgtgactgcgtgggtttcccctgggttctccggtttcctcccacagtccaaaggcatacaggttcATAGATtgatcggtcattgtaaattgtcccatgaatgGCTCAGATTAAATCGGACGATTACTggcggcatggctcaaagggcaggaagggcttattccacactgtatctcaataagtgaaTAAAATTATGCCTAAAAATCACATAGCTCATTCCCACTTGAAACAGTTTAAAACCCAAACTAAATACTGGAAAGCTGTCAATATATGGCTACAGAACCCTCCTGTACTGGCTGGGCGGGGGGCGTGGAATCTGTTGTAGAAATTACCATGTTGGAGAAATATGTTAATGTTTTGACAATATTAAACCTTTCATCAATACCCAATGCGCATTTGTTAATGGATGAAAACTTGTCCATTTCAGAGGCCGTCGTGGAAGCAGCTTTATGCAAATGTGTTCTGAAACCCTTAAAGGACAACATCAACAATCAGTTGAAGGAAATTCATTCCAAAAATGGCAATCTGAAACTTTTGAAAGAAAACCAACAGATTGTGCAAAATACAACCACCACTGAGTTGGGTGTGACGACTAGTGTACCAGAAGTAAGTGTCCTGGAAAAGATccaccagaagctcagcaatatGCACCAGACCTACTCACCAGACAAGAAGGTCACTTACCTGCTTAAGTCCTGCAAGATGATTTATGATTCAATGTCAGTTGGACATCATGGTAATTACGTTCAATATTCTTCACTTCTTTAAAATTTGTTTTACACTTTTTAACTAGATTGCTTAAATCGTTGGACAGAAATTCCAGAGGTTAATTTCAATATTACAGCCTgatgtgggagggaggaacagaagTCATTGGATTTTATCCCATTGACAACCAAAGTGGCGCAGCCAGTAAATTTGCTGCCATACAGTTCCAAtgacttgggttcaatcctgatcccCATTGATTCATAGAGTCACAGTCATAGAGGAGTACAGCCAaaaaaaaacaggcccttcggcccatctggtctgtgcctACTCCCATCCTTCTTGTGCGCAATTTGCATGGTCTCCCTGTGAAAGCATGGGTGTCCTCCCGGTGCTCTGGTCtccctccacatcccaaagatgagcaGTGTGGTAGGCCAGTATCAGAATCTGGGGTGTTGAAGAGAATGTGTGGAACTTGAAATGCAGGATTAGCGGCATGGTAGCGTGGTGGTTAGCGCAATGAGctatttaaggggaacgtgacctggaacctcttcactctgagggtggtgagggtgCGGGACGacttgccagtggaagtggtggattcaggttcagattcgtcctttaagagaaatttaggtaGGTAGATGTATGGGAGGGGAgcggagagctatggtccaggtacaggtcaatggaactagacagattgatagtttggcatggactagaggggCCAAAGTTTTGGCTCAGCTATTCTTCATCAAACTTGGGAAAGAGAGATTTTAAAAGTGATTTTAAGTTTCAGAGAAGGTGGCTGGACGAATGGAAAGGACAAGAGGAATATCTGCAATAGGGCAATGCCAGGCTGAGTGATtttagatgatgatgatgatgcattTTTGTTGGCATTATCTGTCACGACAGAGCTATGGGTCGTGACCAGCAGGTTACACTGTACTAATGTAGAATGAAGACAGCTTATATCACAGTGGTGGCTTGCAGCAAATAAGGCCAACTTGGATCGAGACAGTAAAAGAGAGTCACCCAAAGTTAGGAGAATTTGTTACACTCTCAGAGCCTGCAAAGTGCTCAGATGTAAGATGagctcacaaacacaagaaaatatgcagatgctaaaaatccaaagcaacacacccaaaatgctggaagaactcagcaggtcaggcagcatttatggaaataaatAGATAGTCAATGCTCCGGGCCGTGAGCTGCTGCTGTTTGAACTTACGTTGGACCTTGTAAAACAAAACAGGAGATAACAAACAGATAAGTAGAATGGAACACGAGGCCCAGGGTCATGGCCTCTGGCTGAATACAGGTCATTACAAAGCAGTCATCAACTCTGTATGCAGTTTCTCCAATGTAGAAAAGACCACATTGTAAACACCAAGGAACTGCAGGTGAATTGCTGCCACTTGTGCACAGATGCTGggctgctgacctgctgagcgtttccagcattttctgttctaacttcagatatccagcatctgcagctttgttTTTTGAATTCTGAGATCTCAATCACATATGGTAGCGCTGTGCAAAGCACGTCACATAAAACACACCAAAACCATGGACTCCCCTTGTTTAAAACCAAAGCCTCGCTTCTAGAATACAGACCACAAACAATTAAAGTCCCACCGCTTAGCCCTGAAGGATCCCGCCTGTTAGTTTGTCAGTTCGAAAATGACCGGTCGTACTGACTCCATTGACAATCTCAGATTTCAGGCTGTTGTCACATGGTTAGAATCAGATATCTTCTAATTGCTTTCCATCTTATGAGGCAGTGGTAAAAAAAATAAACCTGGTATTTCACTCCACTGATATAAAGCATTGAAGAAAATCCTTCTTCCAGTTAcattaattaattttatttcctCGCTACATTTGTTTCTGGTTTCTATGTTTGGCGTTCATTTTGTGGCTTATACTGTGAAACCAGACTCTGAATATTTGTTTAACATCTCTCTGTTCAATATTCTCCATTGTTTATTATACTGTCTGTCCTTCTAAGGGGCTGAGGTTTAACTTTGCTACTTTCAACCATCTTGAATGTCTTCAGAAAATCTTTTGATCTGGTTTTATATTTCTTGTCAGTTTATGGTCACACTCTACAACTGCCTTTTGATTAATTCTTTTCTGGTTTCCAAAATTCTCCAAAACCTCAGATCCCATTATCTTTTACAACTTTATCTGCCTATGCTTTCAGTCTGTTGTTGTTTTTGACTTCCGTAGCTGGCCACAGCTGGATCACATAGCCTATGAATTTTTCATTTCTCAGTGGATTGTATATGAAATGTTTATGGAGGGCAAAGTAGGAGCCCGATTCCTGGCCAGTACGAACAGAGTAAGGTGTTGTCTGATTCAGCGCTAACCCCAAAATGGAGGTTATAATTAACGCCGCAGGCTAGgtgcaaatcaaaagaaaaactgcagatgctagaaatctcaGATAAAACCAAAAACTGCTGGAACAATTCATAAGATCAGGAAGGAAGAAGAAAACTACCTGGACCATTTTGTTTTCCCTcttccccagttctgatgaaacctctcagtctgaaacagtaactgtttctctttccaccaaTGATACCTCATCATTTCAGTTTTACgagcattttttgtttttattgcaaacCAGGGTTTATAATGGCCCAACAACAAGGTTATTTCCATCTGAGGATATATACTCAGTAGGCGTTTTATTAAGTACGTCCTGTACCTAATTAAGGGATCACTGACTGTATGTTCGAAGTCTtctcctgctgtagcccatccacttcaaggttcggtgtgctgtgcattcagagatgctcttttgcatacCATTGTTGTgctgcgtggttatttgagttacagtcgatttcctgtcaacttgaaccagtctcttttgaccattctcctttgagatctctcattaataaggtgttttcgcccacagaactgctgcccactgaatgtttttatttcttattttgcaccattccctgtaaactctgttgtgcctgaaaatcccgggagatcagcactttctgagatactcaaaccacaccatctggcaccaacaatcatatcatggtcaaagtcacttagatcacatttcttccccactctgatgtttggtctgaatagcaAGTGAatctcttatgcattgagttccttccatgtgattggctgattagattaaattattagattatgagggcacacagtcctcttttattatcatttagtaatgcatgcattaaaaaatgatacaatattccttcggtatgatatcacaaaacacaggacagaacaagactgaaaaactaacaaaaccacataattataacgtatagttacaacagtgcaacaataccataacttgatgaagaacaatcCATGGCAcaataaaaaagttcaaagtttttcAGAAGTCCCatacct is a genomic window containing:
- the rin3 gene encoding ras and Rab interactor 3, whose amino-acid sequence is MMKTTSGEEVETGDMPGPLLGANDECRQPHLLPSRPAPFPGISILDKLIRTCPVWLQLNTRKERVAEVLHMEPRGAFMVRKDCTLTNMVLSVNFPGAEGTPNILEYSIKEENSIMYLDGSLLVFEDIFKMVAFYCVSRDILPSPLILPQVIAEATSSEELEVASHLGIDFWNSYMNRGDRGGSLKVSKDVNVINRQTQNFATAPHLSSGKSACSCEIELSAGNDKLWFVNPVFIKEYCSTVHSSEPPLQRSSNPASNTDLKVRRPPPLPPRPKLSEVIAVTSDNDRRRNQLLKGEAAKQNTGVRIRKDQESLAEPIKELERKEAEIRTVNIAEQNTDHLPPVPPRRRPAERQPTDTTCNKSEEMAQSNGNTQNDELSDQTCIKSTENEQNLLSEKTTNVDTSLTSTIPAGPDTEQRKQSCQQTPIAPPRRKKIARRETEREGTTTGQESKTPTISELNTAKGLSEDASDSSAQSLTSADSQSGQPSNFTELKMADESLYSPECNAVSPTDEIDSYSNSSTEEELDSLNTPSKLKKQCQSMMLNKARNRLSIMTLTNVLNAFRSTDRKIMKKITELAQEKASYFGQLIQDYRAYTLEMMGNQTSSTEMLQEIRQMMTQLKSYLLQSTELTLMTDSSNQSEDKLEAVVEAALCKCVLKPLKDNINNQLKEIHSKNGNLKLLKENQQIVQNTTTTELGVTTSVPEVSVLEKIHQKLSNMHQTYSPDKKVTYLLKSCKMIYDSMSVGHHAKSHGADDFLPVLMYVLARSNLTSLLLDVEYMMELLDPSLHLGEGYYYLTTTYGALEHIKHFDKQTVTRQLSHEVQDSIHQWERRRTLNLKQVPRSSVQDFLSVCFLEYGCNIKTFAINPETTAEKLSKQCAEKFGVSESEDYCVHLVVEERSMQLAANAVAHHLKSVLRKMQPQKDHYFIYKQANQAEDPENPPIKDLPSF